A DNA window from Actinomadura luzonensis contains the following coding sequences:
- the ctaD gene encoding aa3-type cytochrome oxidase subunit I yields the protein MTAIQEPPVRTAVIRPVTKGQIIAKWMSSTDHKIIGHMYLITSFVFFLIGGVMALIMRAELAQPGLQFTSNEQFNQLFTMHGTIMLLMFATPLFAGFANELMPLQIGAPDVAFPRLNMVSYWLYLFGSIIAVSGFLTPGGAASFGWFAYTPLSDAIYSPGVGGDLWIMGLALSGLGTILGAVNFITTIITMRAPGMTMFRMPIFTWNVLLTSMLVLMAFPVLAAALLALEADRKLGTHIFDTANGGPMLWQHLFWFFGHPEVYIIALPFFGIVTEILPVFSRKPIFGYISLVAATISIAGLSITVWAHHMFPTGQVLLPFFSFMTFLIAVPTGVKFFNWIGTMWRGHLSFESPMLFSVGFLITFLLGGLTGVILASPPLDFHISDTYFVVAHFHYVVFGTVVFAMFAGFYFWWPKFTGRMLNDKLGKLHFWLLFIGFHTTFLVQHWLGVAGFPRRYADYSAADGFTDLNMISSVGAFVLGLSTLPFFYNVWKTWRTAPKVTVDDPWGYGGSLEWATSCPPPRHNFTKLPPIRSERPAFDLHYPHTTGGTSHHKNVTKADKPAGEVEA from the coding sequence GTGACCGCCATCCAGGAACCACCCGTCCGCACCGCGGTGATCCGGCCCGTCACCAAGGGCCAGATCATCGCGAAGTGGATGTCGTCCACTGATCACAAGATCATTGGGCACATGTACCTCATCACGTCGTTCGTGTTCTTCCTGATCGGCGGCGTGATGGCGCTGATCATGCGGGCGGAGCTGGCGCAGCCCGGGCTGCAGTTCACCTCCAACGAGCAGTTCAACCAGCTGTTCACCATGCACGGCACGATCATGCTGCTGATGTTCGCGACGCCGCTGTTCGCCGGCTTCGCCAACGAGCTCATGCCGCTGCAGATCGGCGCCCCCGACGTGGCCTTCCCGCGGCTCAACATGGTGAGCTACTGGCTCTACCTGTTCGGCAGCATCATCGCGGTGTCGGGCTTCCTCACCCCGGGCGGCGCGGCCTCCTTCGGCTGGTTCGCCTACACCCCGCTGTCGGACGCGATCTACTCGCCCGGCGTCGGCGGCGACCTGTGGATCATGGGCCTGGCGCTGTCCGGCCTCGGCACGATCCTCGGCGCGGTCAACTTCATCACCACGATCATCACCATGCGCGCGCCCGGCATGACCATGTTCCGCATGCCGATCTTCACCTGGAACGTGCTGCTCACCAGCATGCTCGTGCTGATGGCGTTCCCGGTGCTGGCCGCCGCGCTGCTGGCGCTGGAGGCCGACCGCAAGCTCGGCACGCACATCTTCGACACCGCCAACGGCGGGCCGATGCTCTGGCAGCACCTGTTCTGGTTCTTCGGCCACCCCGAGGTGTACATCATCGCGCTGCCGTTCTTCGGCATCGTGACGGAGATCCTGCCGGTCTTCAGCCGCAAGCCGATCTTCGGCTACATCAGCCTCGTCGCCGCGACCATCTCGATCGCGGGCCTGTCCATCACGGTCTGGGCGCACCACATGTTCCCGACCGGGCAGGTGCTGCTGCCGTTCTTCTCGTTCATGACGTTCCTCATCGCGGTGCCGACCGGGGTGAAGTTCTTCAACTGGATCGGCACGATGTGGCGCGGCCACCTGAGCTTCGAGTCGCCGATGCTGTTCTCCGTCGGCTTCCTCATCACCTTCCTGCTCGGCGGCCTGACGGGCGTCATCCTGGCCTCGCCGCCGCTCGACTTCCACATCAGCGACACCTACTTCGTCGTCGCCCACTTCCACTACGTGGTCTTCGGCACCGTGGTGTTCGCGATGTTCGCGGGCTTCTACTTCTGGTGGCCCAAGTTCACCGGCCGGATGCTCAACGACAAGCTGGGCAAGCTGCACTTCTGGCTGCTGTTCATCGGCTTCCACACGACGTTCCTCGTGCAGCACTGGCTGGGCGTGGCGGGCTTCCCGCGCCGCTACGCCGACTACAGCGCGGCCGACGGCTTCACCGACCTCAACATGATCTCGTCGGTGGGCGCGTTCGTGCTCGGCCTGTCCACGCTGCCGTTCTTCTACAACGTCTGGAAGACCTGGCGCACCGCGCCCAAGGTCACCGTGGACGACCCGTGGGGCTACGGCGGCTCGCTCGAATGGGCGACCTCCTGCCCGCCGCCGCGGCACAACTTCACCAAGCTGCCGCCCATCCGGTCCGAGCGGCCGGCGTTCGACCTGCACTACCCGCACACCACGGGCGGCACGTCCCACCACAAGAACGTCACCAAGGCTGACAAGCCCGCCGGGGAGGTCGAGGCCTGA
- a CDS encoding cytochrome c oxidase subunit 4 has product MKVQGWLFLLCGLFFAGVDVAYWFWTKAATGVGEPVGTTAMAISVGFAFMVGYYLMFTARRIGAQPEDNKQADISDGAGEIGFFSPSSWWPLFLCLAAAFAFAGFVIGFWMFLIGIFLVIMAMIGFVFQYYRGNFSH; this is encoded by the coding sequence ATGAAGGTCCAGGGTTGGCTGTTCCTGCTGTGCGGCCTGTTCTTCGCCGGCGTCGACGTCGCCTACTGGTTCTGGACCAAGGCGGCGACCGGCGTGGGTGAGCCGGTCGGCACCACCGCGATGGCGATCTCGGTCGGCTTCGCGTTCATGGTCGGCTACTACCTGATGTTCACCGCGCGGCGCATCGGCGCCCAGCCGGAGGACAACAAGCAGGCCGACATCAGCGACGGCGCGGGCGAGATCGGCTTCTTCAGCCCGAGCAGCTGGTGGCCGCTGTTCCTGTGCCTGGCGGCGGCGTTCGCCTTCGCCGGGTTCGTGATCGGCTTCTGGATGTTCCTGATCGGGATCTTCCTGGTCATCATGGCCATGATCGGGTTCGTCTTCCAGTACTACCGGGGCAACTTCTCGCACTGA
- a CDS encoding L,D-transpeptidase, giving the protein MERGAYGTAGLLAVALLVACSACSAGGDGKDGTAMAGGARAASVAFTPQDKSVNVPTDQTVVVSAYGGRLTGVRVDGGKDGALAGELSSDGTRWRSTATARPGASYTVTAVTVDPAGKRSQSTSTFTTVKGKGTFDVKTITPNKDDTGLTVGVGMPIMIAFDKPITDRVAIERNLVVRSTKPVEGAWHWFDSTHVDFRPQQYWPAHTKVRLEASLAGVRGAPGLYGKRDVRLDFKVGRAQITKGSTDEHVLVVRRDGRRIRTMPMSAGQGGQWKYYTTSGIHLAMSREPVTVMTSPGIGPGQAGYYQMTVYNTVRISNSGEYVHSAPWSVGSQGNSNVSHGCVNVSPENAAWFIKNTLIGDPIIITGTPRKLEPTNGWGHWQEKWHEWLKWSSLKSGPTITF; this is encoded by the coding sequence GTGGAGCGCGGAGCGTATGGAACGGCCGGCCTGCTGGCCGTGGCCCTGCTGGTCGCGTGCTCGGCGTGCTCGGCGGGCGGCGACGGCAAGGACGGCACCGCCATGGCCGGCGGGGCCCGCGCGGCCTCGGTGGCGTTCACGCCGCAGGACAAGAGCGTGAACGTGCCCACCGACCAGACCGTGGTCGTCTCGGCCTACGGCGGGCGGCTGACCGGCGTGCGCGTGGACGGCGGCAAGGACGGCGCGCTGGCGGGCGAGCTCAGCTCCGACGGCACCCGCTGGCGCAGCACCGCCACGGCCCGCCCCGGCGCCTCCTACACGGTCACCGCCGTCACGGTGGACCCCGCGGGCAAGCGCAGCCAGTCCACCAGCACGTTCACGACCGTGAAGGGCAAGGGGACGTTCGACGTCAAGACCATCACCCCGAACAAGGACGACACGGGCCTGACGGTCGGCGTCGGCATGCCCATCATGATCGCCTTCGACAAGCCGATCACCGACCGCGTCGCCATCGAGCGCAACCTCGTCGTGCGCAGCACCAAGCCGGTCGAGGGCGCCTGGCACTGGTTCGACTCGACGCACGTGGACTTCCGGCCCCAGCAGTACTGGCCGGCCCACACGAAGGTGCGCCTGGAGGCCAGCCTGGCGGGCGTGCGCGGCGCCCCCGGCCTGTACGGCAAGCGCGACGTCCGGCTCGACTTCAAGGTCGGCCGCGCGCAGATCACCAAGGGCAGCACCGACGAGCACGTGCTCGTGGTGCGGCGCGACGGCCGGCGCATCAGGACGATGCCGATGAGCGCCGGCCAGGGCGGCCAGTGGAAGTACTACACCACCTCCGGCATCCACCTGGCGATGTCGCGGGAGCCGGTCACCGTCATGACCTCGCCCGGCATCGGCCCCGGCCAGGCCGGCTACTACCAGATGACCGTCTACAACACCGTGCGCATCTCCAACAGCGGCGAGTACGTCCACAGCGCGCCCTGGTCGGTCGGCTCGCAGGGCAACTCCAACGTCAGCCACGGCTGCGTGAACGTCAGCCCGGAGAACGCCGCCTGGTTCATCAAGAACACCCTGATCGGCGACCCGATCATCATCACCGGCACCCCGCGCAAGCTGGAGCCGACCAACGGGTGGGGCCACTGGCAGGAGAAGTGGCACGAGTGGCTGAAGTGGAGCTCGCTGAAGTCGGGCCCGACCATCACGTTCTGA
- the trpD gene encoding anthranilate phosphoribosyltransferase encodes MDSRTTWPALLSALLAGEHLTSDETAWAMREIMSGSATPSQIAGFVIALRAKGESVSEVVGLARTMLEFATPLSVEGPVVDIVGTGGDRAHTVNVSTMAAIVAAASGARVVKHGNRAASSSCGAADVLEHLGIRLDLTPEQTARVAREAGIAFCFAPVYHPALRYAGPTRREIGIPTIFNFLGPLTNPARPSAQAIGVYDARMLPVMAGVFAERGVSALVFRGDDGLDELTIAATSTVWVVRDGAATQTTFDPRVLGIPRADVGALRGGDVAFNAQAVHDLVGGKTGPVRDAVLLNAAAALVAHEGPGDDLDASMHAGYERAAQAVDSGAAKAVLERWVEVSGSC; translated from the coding sequence ATGGACTCCCGGACGACCTGGCCCGCCCTGCTGTCCGCTCTCCTCGCCGGCGAGCACCTCACCTCGGACGAGACGGCCTGGGCGATGCGGGAGATCATGTCGGGCTCCGCGACGCCCTCCCAGATCGCGGGGTTCGTGATCGCGCTGCGCGCCAAGGGCGAGTCGGTGTCGGAGGTCGTGGGCCTGGCCCGCACCATGCTGGAGTTCGCCACGCCGCTGAGCGTCGAGGGGCCGGTGGTCGACATCGTCGGCACCGGCGGCGACCGCGCGCACACCGTCAACGTCTCGACGATGGCCGCGATCGTGGCCGCCGCGTCCGGCGCCCGCGTGGTCAAGCACGGCAACCGGGCCGCCTCGTCCTCGTGCGGGGCCGCCGACGTCCTGGAGCACCTGGGCATCCGCCTGGACCTCACGCCCGAGCAGACGGCGCGGGTGGCGCGCGAGGCGGGCATCGCGTTCTGCTTCGCCCCCGTCTACCACCCCGCGCTGCGCTACGCCGGGCCCACCCGCAGGGAGATCGGCATCCCGACGATCTTCAACTTCCTCGGCCCGCTCACCAACCCCGCCCGGCCCTCCGCCCAGGCCATCGGCGTCTACGACGCCCGCATGCTGCCGGTGATGGCCGGCGTCTTCGCCGAGCGCGGCGTCTCGGCCCTGGTCTTCCGCGGCGACGACGGCCTCGACGAGCTGACCATCGCCGCCACCTCGACGGTGTGGGTGGTCAGGGACGGCGCGGCCACGCAGACCACCTTCGACCCGCGGGTGCTCGGCATCCCGCGCGCGGACGTGGGCGCGCTGCGCGGCGGCGACGTGGCGTTCAACGCCCAGGCCGTCCACGACCTGGTGGGCGGCAAGACCGGCCCGGTGCGCGACGCGGTGCTGCTCAACGCCGCCGCGGCCCTGGTGGCCCACGAGGGGCCCGGCGACGACCTGGACGCGTCCATGCACGCCGGCTACGAGCGCGCGGCCCAGGCGGTCGACTCAGGGGCCGCCAAGGCCGTCCTGGAGCGCTGGGTCGAGGTCAGCGGCTCCTGCTGA
- the ctaE gene encoding aa3-type cytochrome oxidase subunit III translates to MLPVATASAITSTTTAQPFRRPNLVSVGTIVWLSSELMFFAALFAMYFTIRSVSIGKGLDWAPALLPAGTHAAEGAHLNIPFATVNTIILVLSSVTCQLGVWAAEKGQVGKLRFWYIVSFLMGAVFVAGQLYEYMELASEGATLSANAYTSVFYLTTGFHGLHVTGGLIAFLFMLGRTYAAKRFTHEQATSAIVVSYYWHFVDVVWIGLFATIYIIR, encoded by the coding sequence ATGCTGCCCGTGGCGACAGCATCCGCAATAACTTCGACGACGACAGCACAGCCGTTCCGCAGACCCAACCTGGTCAGCGTCGGGACGATCGTCTGGCTGTCCTCCGAGCTCATGTTCTTCGCGGCGCTGTTCGCGATGTACTTCACCATCCGGTCGGTGAGCATCGGCAAGGGCCTCGACTGGGCGCCCGCGCTCCTTCCGGCGGGCACGCACGCCGCCGAAGGCGCTCACCTGAACATCCCGTTCGCGACGGTCAACACGATCATCCTGGTGCTGTCAAGTGTGACGTGCCAGCTCGGCGTGTGGGCCGCGGAGAAGGGGCAGGTCGGCAAGCTCCGCTTCTGGTACATCGTCAGCTTCCTCATGGGCGCCGTCTTCGTCGCCGGGCAGCTGTACGAGTACATGGAGCTGGCGTCAGAGGGCGCGACCCTGTCCGCTAACGCCTACACCTCGGTGTTCTACCTGACGACGGGCTTCCACGGCCTGCACGTGACCGGTGGCCTGATCGCGTTCCTGTTCATGCTGGGACGCACGTACGCCGCGAAGCGCTTCACGCATGAGCAGGCCACCAGCGCCATCGTCGTGTCCTACTACTGGCACTTCGTCGACGTCGTCTGGATCGGTCTTTTCGCGACCATCTACATCATTCGGTAA
- the qcrC gene encoding cytochrome bc1 complex diheme cytochrome c subunit, producing MTRITAWRRHPLARYAVLILALALVGMVYAAFVQAGKPADAALAAGKVDDVAEGKSLFVQHCSSCHGVNAEGTNTAPTLIGVGAAAVDFQVSTGRMPAANPGPQAPRKPQAPWVNEETTRQLAAYVQSLGGGPQVPGAEQVDAKQGDAGRGGELFRANCIQCHNWVGAGGALTQGKYAPNLNSASPTQIYEAMVTGPQAMPVFNDTTITPEEKRDMIAYITQVREQKDPGGFGLGRIGPVTEGLVAWIVGLSALALAAIWITAKKRQKS from the coding sequence GTGACTAGGATCACCGCTTGGCGGCGGCATCCCCTCGCGAGATACGCCGTCCTGATTTTGGCGTTGGCGCTGGTCGGGATGGTATACGCCGCCTTTGTCCAGGCGGGCAAGCCTGCCGACGCGGCACTGGCGGCGGGCAAGGTCGATGACGTGGCCGAGGGCAAGAGCCTGTTCGTCCAGCACTGCTCCAGCTGCCACGGCGTGAACGCGGAGGGCACCAACACCGCCCCCACGCTCATCGGCGTCGGCGCCGCGGCCGTCGACTTCCAGGTGAGCACCGGCCGCATGCCCGCGGCCAACCCCGGCCCCCAGGCCCCGCGCAAGCCGCAGGCCCCCTGGGTCAACGAGGAGACCACCCGCCAGCTGGCCGCCTACGTGCAGTCGCTCGGCGGCGGCCCGCAGGTGCCCGGCGCCGAGCAGGTCGACGCCAAGCAGGGCGACGCCGGCCGGGGCGGCGAGCTGTTCCGCGCCAACTGCATCCAGTGCCACAACTGGGTGGGCGCCGGCGGCGCGCTGACGCAGGGCAAGTACGCCCCCAACCTCAACTCGGCGTCCCCGACGCAGATCTACGAGGCGATGGTCACCGGCCCGCAGGCGATGCCGGTCTTCAACGACACCACGATCACGCCCGAAGAGAAGCGTGACATGATCGCCTACATCACCCAGGTCCGCGAGCAGAAGGACCCGGGCGGCTTCGGCCTGGGCCGCATTGGACCCGTGACCGAAGGTCTCGTAGCGTGGATCGTGGGTCTCAGCGCCCTCGCACTCGCCGCCATCTGGATCACCGCGAAGAAGCGACAGAAGTCATGA